The segment CGTGGTGATAGTGGCAATTAGCTTTATATATCTGTCATATAGATATGGAAAGGAAAGTGAAAGACAGATCATAAGAGAACGAGAGTTATCCAACCGTATAGAGGAACTGGAAATAGAAAATTTGAAACTTGAAAAGCAGGAAATAGAACTGAAGGAGCTCAATGACCTATTGAATTTGAAGATTGATCAGCGATCCAAAGAACTGACGATTAGCAATCATTCCATCAATTCGTTCATGGATTTTAGTGTACAGGAAATCGCCCCCTCCATCAACCATCTGGCTGTTAAAATAGATTCCTTGGATTCAAAAAGTGAGTTGGCTACTTTACTTAAGGCATCAAGTAATAATTTGTCGACTGCATTTGTTGACATCAAGGATAAAATCGACTCAAACAATTGGTGATGGAGTCGTTTTATAAATCCAAATATCGAATTCCCTTTGATCAGACCTATTATGTCTACCTGCTATGGCTCAGTACTATTTCCTTTCTGTTTAGGTCAGTTTGGTCTGTCTATGTATGCGAGTCTGAGCAGATACTGTTGATGTATGAGTTATTGTTTGGTTTGTCACTGGTCTGTTTGATGATGAGTTATGTTCAGGGATTGAGAGTCCTGACTCAGCATCTTTATGCTATAGGTACACTCTTTGGATTTGGTTTTTTGTGGGATCAATATGGTGGTGTCAATGGCTCGTTTTCTTATGCGTATTTGACTTTGCTAGCGATCTATGCAGTGATTTTGCCAGGAGTTTTCAAGATTGTCTACTCTGTTGTGCTCTGTACTCTATGCGTGGTACTGACATCCTATTCCTACCCCACAGCTGATCAAGTTGATGCCTCTGTGGTGATTAGTTTTATAGTCAATACCACCATCACAGGAGGCACAGTGTTGTATCTGAAATGGTTCTATGATAAGAATCGAGAGTCTTTTTATGCTCACAATGAAAAATTGGATGAAGTAAATCGAGCAGTGTTCAAGAAGAAGGTGACTTTGCTGAATCAGCGCAAACAAATCCAAGACATGAAGGCCAATCTGCAAAAACTAGTAGCTTCTCATACAGTTCAGTTGGAAGCCAAAAACCAAAGTTTATCTAATATGGCATTTAGCAATGCACATTATCTAAGAGCTCCTTTGACCAATATCATGGCAATCATCGAAATGATGAAAGCAGATGCAAAGGCTAGTGATCACGAGATAAAACAACTAGAATCACTAGCTGCTGAATCCATCAAACTAGACAAGGCCTTGCACAAGGTCAATCAGTTGCTAGATGATTAGAAAGAACCAAGAAGCCAAAAATCATCTATATCCCTGAATGGTGCTTACCATTTGGTGCGTGGGGCATAGCAAAATTGAAGCTATCTTAGGATGTAGATTTTCCCAAAGCCATTTTTGAACCCCTTGTCTGCACTGGTCTTGCGATGTTTGAATTCTTCGCCAGGATTTTTGATCAAAACACGGTAGAGGTAGACACCATTTGCAAGTTGATCACCATAGTTGTCGCGACCGTCCCAAGCATAATCGGTAAGATTATTCCCAATGTTGATAGGTCCTAGTTCGTCCATAAAAATCTCTCTAACCACTCTGCCACTGATAGTCATGATTTGGATTTTGATGTCTTCAGGAAACAATTCCCCCGTCAAGGTAAATACAAATCTTGTTTGGGTAGAGAATGGGTTTGGATAGGGGTAAAAGTTGGTGATCGTAGACTCATTGATTACCTCAAAATTGATCTCATACGGCTGTACACCTGAGTCATTGCCTGACGCATCGGATACTTGTACACGTAGACCGTAGATACCATCGGCCAATTTTGCAGGTGTATATTGGATGGAGAAACTTTCCTGCTGGCTTGCTGCAGTCCAGGTTACCTCAGGGCTGCTAAATGGAATACGTACATAATCACAGGTCTCACATGGCAAGCGCATATAAAAATTCATACCCAAGGTGTCTTCTTTGAATAGAAATTCATTCTCATCTGACATGGTGATGTGTACTTTTGGACTGGGAGATACAATGTCTCCATCCATGATTTTGATTCCGTCAAATAGGACATTGAGGAGAGGGTTGTATTCATCTGCACTGACTGCTGTGTATTTTGATAGCCTTAGAGAATTGTTGCTGGTATAGATTTCTTTTTGGCTTGATTTGTTGACATCCAAGACTAGGTCACTGGTGCCAACATTATTCTTGGTCTTGAGTTTGATGTCAAAATTAGAAGAATCTCCAGCTTCCAATTTTGCAATCTTGAGACTGTCTTTGACAATGCTGTTGGCAGTAGTGTTGAGGAGGTTGTATTTGACGAGAATAGAGTCTTGGTAATCCTTTTTGGAGATATTCCAAAAAGTATAAGGCGCACTGTAATCTTGTCCTTCTTGTAGGTCTATCGTTTGGTTAGCGGTGTTGTGAGAGAGGAGTACACCTTCTGCTACGCTTTCGTATTCTGCTTGCCAACTCTTAAGTTGTGGAGGAGAAAAGGCTACTACATCCGCCAGCCCAAGATTTAATCTGAGGTAGGGATATTGATCGGCATCTATGGTGCTGACATCATAGCTCAGGTCTGTGTTGTTGCCCATCAGGATGGCTTCATTTCCCACTTTGTCTATGCCGTATATTTTAACCACATATTCATCATCCGCAGGATTGTTGGACATATCGATCTCTAAATTCACGCTACTCCATGATTTGGCAGGGCCAATCTTGTTAGTTGAGATTTCGCCCGTATCAAAGCTGCCCACTACATCTTCATTGAGGAAGAGGGTAGATTGATTGGCTGGTGTGGTCACTGGGAGTATCTCTATGGCTTCTATTCCAGTGTTTTTAGACCCAAGAAAGATGAATGGCTCATCTGTGACCAGATTGTCCAATGTTGTTCTTTTGATACCTAGTGACTCTAGTTTGGTCTTGAATTCATCAGTCCAGGTACTGTAATCTAGAGTCCCTAAAGAATATACCAATACCTTGTCACCATCCCCAACGGCATCTATATAGTCTATGGGTGTGACAGTTCCACTAAAATCTGACGCGATGAAGTTGAAAATATACTGAGGCAAAAGACCACATATCAAGGGATTTAGTGAGGCGCTGGTATTGAATGTGATCGGGCTAAAGGGAGCGGAAGATTGGCGTTGAAAGGCCAAAAAATTAACCGTATTGTTTCTACAATGAGCGTTGGCTTGTGGCGAACTGGATATAAAGTAGTTTTGATTGTCCAAGAGGACTTTGGTATCAGAGAAGGTTTGTGTAGGATGATTCGAACCATAGGTTTGTACCGAAAGATCCAAACTAGATGTGATGAAATCCCAAATGCCGTTGTTATCTAAAGTCAGTCCTATTCGATTCGATTCTTTCAACTGACTAGTAGATTGTTGTGTCCAACCTTCCATCCCAGCAGGTACGTAGGTAAATGATGAGGTTACCCAATCCTCGTTTTCACTGGGCAAGGGATCGCTGTATCTCGTTCGCCAATAGAACACTTTTCCACTTGTGATGTTTCCTTTGGATAATAGATCAAATGGAATCTGTCCGACAACTTTGGACTGGATAGATTGTGTGCTCAAGTAGGGGCTGTTGAATGTGTCTACCGTATCAATCTGAAAATCATAACCACGTGTGTTGGTCAAGATATTGGTGGATTGAAAGAAAAAATTAACATTCGACGTAGTCTCAATGCTATACATGGTAGGTAGCAGGTTCAATGTACTGCCATTGGATAGAAACAGATCAATGCTAGCACTGTTGTTGGTTTTACTGAGCTCGTCGATTTCACCAAATGGGTCAATGTCAATTCGCAATGTGTTTTGTCCCGCAGCATTAGTGATTTGATTATTGAGAATGAAACTAATCGTATCTTCTCTGAGTACTGGATCAAATACCAAAGGGCCATAGGTAATATTGGTGCCATCAGGTAGTGTCCTGACTACCTGTATTGAAAGTGGGGTGTCATCATAGATCCCGAAGTTTTTGATATTGAAATCCAGTTGAAAAGAATCAATGGAGGTCAAGAGTTGTTGATTGTTGAAGGTTTTGATATCTATCAAATTTTCATCTACGCCATAGTCAGCTTTGTCTGCGCCAAAGACTCTGGTAGCAGGATCTCCTTGCAAGTTGAGTAATTGGACCTGAGCAATATTGGCATCCCCTGTGCCATAGTTTTGTATGTATCTCTTGGCTGTTTCAGCTTTGATTTTACCTACGCCCAAACTGGTAAATGCCTCTTCATTAAAGGCCAGTTTGTAAAAAAGGTCACTGTACCTTTTGAGATTATTCGGGAAACCTAGATCGCTATGCGCCATAAAGGAGATTGCGCCTAGATCTGGTGTCAATATCCAGTCCACGCCAAATGACTCATCGTTTTCGCTAAAAAAATCCCCAGACTTGCAACCATTGACCATGAAAGTGGGGTATTTTCCCTTGTTGGAATAACCAAATGATGGGTCTGAGACTAATCCAATTTCGATATCCGATATACTACCACTTGAGTGCCCAAAAAAAGTAACCATCATCACTCCATCATTGATTTCCTCAGATATATTGATGAGTTCCACTGCACTGTTGTTGTTTTTTGATATCAAAACTGACTCTCCACCTAGTATTTTGTCCGCTGCAATGGTAGCAAATCCTTGTACATAGCCCTTGAAGGAATTGAGTTCTTGCTCAGAATTGCCTCCACTCAACTGT is part of the Reichenbachiella agarivorans genome and harbors:
- the porU2 gene encoding putative type IX secretion system sortase PorU2, which gives rise to MTKSKHIILPLCLLVMSLNMLMAQPYGNEWINYNQQYYKIQIAENGIYQLTRTQLATAGVPVGSVDPRKFQLFYKGQEVAISVVGESDGVFNVSDYIEFYGQKHDGTSDTPLYLATDAQPHTYYNLFSDSSAYFLTYRLDLGFGLRMSKYSENNVGGLAAENYFIQESRAVYANYYFSGQSHGFSNDVLLGSYDYAEGWTGSMVTKGQSVTQTLTGLHSQVQLGYTPTIEILLTGGNNNAHDISVFVGANTSSLRQLTTANFNGIANHKINQNLQASDISSGGEMVVRITVNGVNGNADRAGIAYVKVNYSRSFDLGGTSDHVLQLKSNAGGKSYINVQNTLTNIHLYDITTISSPISIGINSFANSFNAIVNNTNTIRTLFAQSGYKTVPVITKTTFNNFDPASFDYLIITHQSLRASTSNNQGDQILAYANYRKSTAGGGHTVLDLNVDQVFDQFNYGHPSPMAIKRISEYMYDNGGLEYLFLIGKSSNVGSNYYRLDPATTTIKHLVPTFGYPGGDVEYSAGFDGGTAYETIATGRINATQPDHVQAYLNKVIEMEAKPYDNLRRKNLVQLSGGNSEQELNSFKGYVQGFATIAADKILGGESVLISKNNNSAVELINISEEINDGVMMVTFFGHSSGSISDIEIGLVSDPSFGYSNKGKYPTFMVNGCKSGDFFSENDESFGVDWILTPDLGAISFMAHSDLGFPNNLKRYSDLFYKLAFNEEAFTSLGVGKIKAETAKRYIQNYGTGDANIAQVQLLNLQGDPATRVFGADKADYGVDENLIDIKTFNNQQLLTSIDSFQLDFNIKNFGIYDDTPLSIQVVRTLPDGTNITYGPLVFDPVLREDTISFILNNQITNAAGQNTLRIDIDPFGEIDELSKTNNSASIDLFLSNGSTLNLLPTMYSIETTSNVNFFFQSTNILTNTRGYDFQIDTVDTFNSPYLSTQSIQSKVVGQIPFDLLSKGNITSGKVFYWRTRYSDPLPSENEDWVTSSFTYVPAGMEGWTQQSTSQLKESNRIGLTLDNNGIWDFITSSLDLSVQTYGSNHPTQTFSDTKVLLDNQNYFISSSPQANAHCRNNTVNFLAFQRQSSAPFSPITFNTSASLNPLICGLLPQYIFNFIASDFSGTVTPIDYIDAVGDGDKVLVYSLGTLDYSTWTDEFKTKLESLGIKRTTLDNLVTDEPFIFLGSKNTGIEAIEILPVTTPANQSTLFLNEDVVGSFDTGEISTNKIGPAKSWSSVNLEIDMSNNPADDEYVVKIYGIDKVGNEAILMGNNTDLSYDVSTIDADQYPYLRLNLGLADVVAFSPPQLKSWQAEYESVAEGVLLSHNTANQTIDLQEGQDYSAPYTFWNISKKDYQDSILVKYNLLNTTANSIVKDSLKIAKLEAGDSSNFDIKLKTKNNVGTSDLVLDVNKSSQKEIYTSNNSLRLSKYTAVSADEYNPLLNVLFDGIKIMDGDIVSPSPKVHITMSDENEFLFKEDTLGMNFYMRLPCETCDYVRIPFSSPEVTWTAASQQESFSIQYTPAKLADGIYGLRVQVSDASGNDSGVQPYEINFEVINESTITNFYPYPNPFSTQTRFVFTLTGELFPEDIKIQIMTISGRVVREIFMDELGPINIGNNLTDYAWDGRDNYGDQLANGVYLYRVLIKNPGEEFKHRKTSADKGFKNGFGKIYILR